One Pyrus communis chromosome 13, drPyrComm1.1, whole genome shotgun sequence genomic window carries:
- the LOC137712977 gene encoding meiotic recombination protein SPO11-2 isoform X1 has product MEDDCKSSLNFFSDQQLCYADILAPPEAIARIQVAVLNFLRILTSPAPAISDLPLVTRKSSNRRFNQGMLTQTSWIFLTNALCTRSLSRPNAARAFIRVWKLMAMCSRILGLDKKVTQRELFYKLLCDSPDYFSSQSQVNRTIQDVVALLRCSRYSLGIMASSRGLVAGRLQLQEPNQEVVDCAACRFSGHNISGDLNSLEKLMMKTDARYIIVVEKHAIFQRLVEDRVFNQIPSILITARGYPDIATRILLHRMSRAFPDLPILALVDWNPAGLAILCTFKFGSIGMGLEAYRYACNVKWLGLRGEDLELIPEQALVPLKPKDLQIAKSLISSEILQVPKISGLQENYRAELTLMVESGQRAEIEALYSQGYDNLGKFIARKIVQANYI; this is encoded by the exons atggaagacgATTGCAAATCCTCCTTGAATTTCTTCTCCGATCAACAGCTCTGCTACGCCGACATCCTCGCTCCGCCGGAGGCCATTGCCCGAATCCAAGTCGCCGTCCTCAACTTCCTCCGAATCCTCACCTCTCCGGCTCCCGCAATCTCCGACCTTCCTCTC GTCACCAGAAAATCAAGCAACCGCCGCTTCAATCAAGGCATGCTCACTCAGACTTCGTGGATTTTCCTGACGAACGCTCTCTGCACCAGGTCTCTCTCACGGCCGAACGCCGCCAGAGCTTTTATTAGAG TATGGAAGTTGATGGCGATGTGCTCTCGGATTTTGGGGCTGGATAAGAAGGTCACGCAGAGGGAGCTCTTCTACAAGTTGCTCTGCGATTCACCGGATTATTTCTCGTCTCAATCGCAGGTGAATCGGACTATCCAAG ATGTGGTGGCATTGCTGCGCTGCAGCCGTTACAGTCTCGGGATCATGGCATCTAGCCGAGGGCTTGTTGCTGGTCGCTTGCAGTTGCAG GAGCCAAACCAAGAGGTTGTGGACTGCGCTGCCTGTCGGTTTTCGGGGCATAATATCTCTGGGGACTTGAATTCCTTGGAGAAGTTGATGATGAAAACGGATGCGAGGTACATCATTGTGGTGGAGAAG CATGCAATTTTCCAGCGGTTGGTCGAGGACCGCGTGTTCAACCAAATTCCCAGCATTCTGATCACTGCCAGAGGGTACCCGGATATAGCAACAAG GATTCTTCTTCACCGGATGAGCAGAGCATTTCCCGACTTGCCAATTTTAGCACTGGTTGACTG GAACCCAGCTGGGCTAGCTATTTTATGCACATTCAAGTTTGGAAGCATAGGGATGGGCCTGGAGGCTTACAGATATG CTTGCAACGTGAAGTGGTTGGGGCTGCGAGGCGAAGACCTAGAGCTCATACCCGAACAAGCTTTAGTTCCATTGAAACCAAAGGACCTCCAGATTGCTAAGAGCTTGATCTCATCCGAGATCTTGCAG GTTCCAAAAATATCTGGATTGCAGGAGAATTACAGGGCAGAGCTGACATTGATGGTTGAGAGTGGTCAGAGGGCAGAAATTGAAGCTCTGTATTCTCAAGGTTACGATAACCTGGGTAAGTTCATCGCAAGAAAAATTGTGCAAGCCAACTACATCTGA
- the LOC137713441 gene encoding 1-aminocyclopropane-1-carboxylate synthase-like — protein MGFTLSNQQQLLSKMATGNGHGENSPYFDGWKAYDSDPFHVTKNPNGVIQMGLAENEMCFDLIQEWVLNNPEASICTAAGVNEFKDIAIFQDYHGLPEFRNAVANFMGRVRGNRVTFDADRIVMSGGATGAHETIAFCLADPGDAFLVPVPYYPGFDRDLGWRTGVQLIPVACDSSNNFKVTRAALEAAYEKAQKANIRVKGLLITNPSNPLGTVLDRDTLRSLVTFINEKKIHLVCDEIYAATVFSQPSFISIAEIIEEDIECNRNLIHIVYSLSKDMGFPGFRVGIVYSYNDDVVNCARKMSSFGLVSTQTQHLIASMLSDNEFVERFIAQSAKRLKARHMRFTMELAQVGTSCLKSNGGLFVWMDLRRLLKEQTFEAEMVLWHTIIHEVKLNVSPGSSFHCPEPGWFRVCFANMDDKTMEIALSRIRNFVAQYKEPIAPRKNNRYWQSNLRLSFQSRRMDDIMMSPCMMSPHSPIPQSPLVRAT, from the exons ATGGGGTTTACTTTGAGCAACCAACAGCAACTGTTGTCTAAGATGGCAACAGGCAATGGCCACGGCGAAAACTCTCCATACTTTGATGGCTGGAAGGCTTATGACAGTGATCCTTTTCACGTCACCAAGAACCCTAATGGGGTTATCCAGATGGGTCttgcagaaaatgaa ATGTGTTTTGATTTGATCCAAGAGTGGGTTCTGAACAATCCAGAAGCCTCCATTTGCACAGCAGCAGGAGTAAATGAATTCAAGGACATAGCCATCTTTCAGGATTATCATGGATTGCCAGAATTCAGAAAT GCTGTTGCAAACTTTATGGGAAGAGTGAGAGGAAATCGTGTCACATTTGACGCCGACCGGATTGTTATGAGCGGAGGAGCTACCGGAGCTCATGAGACGATCGCTTTTTGCTTGGCTGATCCTGGGGATGCATTTCTGGTGCCTGTTCCTTATTATCCAGG TTTTGACCGAGATTTGGGGTGGCGAACGGGAGTGCAACTGATACCAGTTGCCTGTGACAGCTCCAACAATTTCAAAGTCACCAGAGCAGCTTTGGAAGCTGCCTATGAGAAAGCTCAGAAGGCAAACATCAGAGTAAAGGGCTTGCTCATTACCAACCCCTCAAATCCCTTGGGCACTGTCCTTGACAGAGACACCCTCAGAAGTCTAGtgacattcatcaacgaaaAGAAAATCCACCTAGTGTGCGATGAAATCTACGCTGCCACCGTGTTCAGCCAGCCAAGTTTCATAAGCATAGCCGAGATCATAGAGGAAGACATTGAATGCAACCGCAACCTTATTCACATTGTGTACAGTCTTTCTAAGGACATGGGGTTCCCTGGCTTCAGAGTTGGCATTGTATATTCCTACAATGATGATGTCGTTAATTGCGCGCGAAAGatgtcaagttttggattggTTTCGACACAAACTCAGCATCTGATTGCATCAATGTTGTCAGACAATGAATTTGTGGAGAGGTTTATAGCACAAAGTGCTAAAAGGCTAAAAGCAAGGCACATGCGCTTCACAATGGAGCTTGCTCAAGTCGGCACAAGCTGCTTGAAGAGCAATGGCGGTCTTTTCGTATGGATGGACTTGCGTAGGCTGCTCAAGGAGCAGACGTTCGAAGCTGAGATGGTGTTGTGGCACACGATAATCCATGAAGTTAAGCTCAATGTGTCACCAGGTTCGTCGTTTCATTGCCCCGAGCCAGGTTGGTTCAGAGTTTGCTTTGCCAACATGGATGACAAGACCATGGAAATTGCTTTGTCACGAATCCGAAACTTTGTGGCTCAATACAAGGAGCCAATTGCGCCGAGGAAGAACAACAGGTACTGGCAAAGCAACCTTAGGCTGAGCTTTCAGTCTCGGCGAATGGATGACATCATGATGTCTCCGTGCATGATGTCACCTCATTCACCGATACCTCAATCGCCTCTTGTTCGAGCCACTTAG
- the LOC137713576 gene encoding DET1- and DDB1-associated protein 1-like: MGSLFGDWPSYNPHNFSQLRHSDHSNPSKMTPATYHPTHDRTLPPPDQVITNEAKNILLRHMYQHSEEKLRQKRAAPEKLSPEPGCKQLRSSVSDNA; this comes from the exons ATGGGGTCTTTGTTCGGTGACTGGCCGTCGTATAACCCTCACAACTTCAGCCAGCTCCGACACTCTGATCATTCAAATCCTTCT AAAATGACGCCTGCAACCTACCATCCTACCCACGACCGGACTCTTCCGCCACCTGATCAAG TGATAACTAATGAAGCCAAGAATATCCTTTTGAGGCACATGTATCAGCATTCTGAAGAGAAG TTGAGACAAAAGCGGGCAGCGCCGGAAAAACTTTCACCAGAGCCTGGATGCAAGCAACTTAGGTCTTCCGTTTCAGATAATGCCTAG
- the LOC137712976 gene encoding G-patch domain-containing protein 1: MASPEAPLCYVGVARKSAAFRLMKQMGWEEGEGLGKDKQGIKGYVRVKNKQDTTGVGVEKPNQWAFDTTQFDSILKRLKVQAAQPSDEVAEPNATQEESDTELPSDVKEPVAKATRPQGRYKKRERGKLVNAYSSKDIEGILVRRAASPEINFDLDGEVGSDKASEIQVIFPEGQVCKEIPVDWWGHKYGFIRGGLLGAEMKRRKLEMSQNGNERKMFHEDDQVNLYNLVQDKSTTGKQGLGIKDRKKKVAGCYFEGKKTSFNDSDDEDSADLGSSVKQKGDESLKTESSNEPKLKLKKLCKQLLREASGESLKLKTLKALIDEHSSSVFSDFSSKRDALAYLRRKLEGSKTFVVEGKNVSLTSRRG; encoded by the exons ATGGCCTCCCCCGAAGCCCCTCTCTGTTACGTCGGCGTCGCTAGAAAATCCGCCGCTTTCCGCCTTATGAAACAAATG ggatgggaagaaggagaaggtcTTGGGAAAGACAAGCAGGGGATCAAAGGTTATGTCAGAGTCAAGAACAAGCAGGACACTACTG GTGTTGGTGTGGAGAAGCCTAACCAATGGGCATTCGATACGACCCAATTCGATAGTATCCTCAAAAGATTGAAAGTT CAAGCAGCGCAACCCAGCGATGAAG TTGCTGAGCCGAACGCCACTCAAGAGGAAAGTGATACTGAATTGCCTAGTGATGTTAAGGAACCTGTTGCCAAGGCTACTCGCCCACAGGGAAG ATATAAGAAAAGAGAACGAGGAAAGCTTGTCAATGCTTATTCTTCTAAGGATATTGAAGGAATTCTT GTCAGAAGGGCGGCGTCTCCAGAGATTAATTTCGATCTGGATGGAGAAGTAGGGTCAGACAAGGCATCTGAAATTCAAGTTATATTCCCTGAAG GACAAGTATGCAAAGAAATTCCTGTAGATTGGTGGGGCCATAAATATGGGTTTATTCGCGGAGGTTTGCTTGGAGCAGagatgaaaagaagaaaattagaaatgtcTCAAAATGGTAATGAGAGAAAAATGTTTCACGAGGATGATCAAGTAAATCTTTACAATCTTGTTCAG GATAAATCCACAACTGGAAAACAAGGACTAGGCATCAAGGACCGGAAAAAGAAAGTAGCTGGTTGCTACTTTGAGGGAAAAAAGACTTCATTTAATGATAGTGATGATGAAGATTCTGCTGATCTTGGTTCTtctgtgaaacaaaaaggagatGAATCTTTGAAAACGGAAAGTAGCAACGAACCAAAACTGAAGCTGAAAAAGCTCTGTAAACAGCTCCTTCGTGAG GCATCTGGAGAGTCATTGAAGCTGAAAACGTTGAAAGCTTTGATTGATGAACATTCATCTTCTGTTTTCTCCGATTTTTCTTCAAAGAGAGATGCTCTTGCTTACTTGAGACGAAAG CTGGAAGGCAGCAAAACTTTTGTGGTGGAAGGGAAAAATGTGAGTCTCACATCGAGGAGGGGCTGA
- the LOC137712873 gene encoding 2-C-methyl-D-erythritol 2,4-cyclodiphosphate synthase, chloroplastic, translated as MAMAATPACAFSITTATITKPLSRPLPCSHLPALNPYYLQPSAPLSLRTPKTPRRPVFCASASTAFEVDQAPVSATPSKLLPFRVGHGFDLHRLEPGYPLIIGGIDIPHDRGCEAHSDGDVLLHCVVDAILGALGLPDIGQIFPDSDPKWRGAASSVFIKEAVRLMHEAGYEIGNLDATLILQRPKLSPHKEVMRANLAKLLGADPSVVNLKAKTHEKVDSLGENRSIAAHTVVLLMRK; from the exons ATGGCCATGGCAGCTACTCCGGCGTGCGCCTTCTCAATCACTACCGCCACAATCACCAAGCCACTCTCCCGCCCTCTTCCTTGCTCCCACCTCCCCGCCCTAAACCCATACTATCTTCAACCCTCGGCTCCTCTGTCTCTCCGAACCCCCAAAACGCCACGCAGGCCAGTCTTTTGCGCCTCTGCGAGCACGGCCTTCGAGGTCGACCAAGCTCCGGTTTCCGCCACTCCGTCCAAGCTCTTGCCTTTTCGGGTCGGGCACGGGTTCGACCTGCACAGGCTGGAGCCCGGGTACCCTCTGATCATCGGCGGCATCGACATACCTCACGACAGAGGCTGCGAGGCGCATTCCGACG GGGATGTGTTGCTTCATTGTGTGGTGGATGCGATATTGGGGGCTTTGGGGCTTCCGGATATCGGGCAGATATTTCCCGATTCGGATCCGAAGTGGAGGGGTGCAGCTTCATCCGTGTTCATCAAAGAAGCT GTGAGATTGATGCACGAGGCAGGTTATGAGATTGGAAACTTAGATGCTACTTTGATTCTTCAAAGACCAAAACTGAGCCCACACAAAGAGGTTATGAGGGCCAACTTGGCTAAGCTGCTTGGAGCAGACCCCTCCGTTGTGAATCTCAAAGCTAAAACTCATGAGAAGGTGGACAGTCTTGGCGAAAACCGAAGTATTGCAGCTCACACAGTGGTTCTTCTTATGAGAAAGTAG
- the LOC137712977 gene encoding meiotic recombination protein SPO11-2 isoform X2, giving the protein MEDDCKSSLNFFSDQQLCYADILAPPEAIARIQVAVLNFLRILTSPAPAISDLPLVTRKSSNRRFNQGMLTQTSWIFLTNALCTRSLSRPNAARAFIRVWKLMAMCSRILGLDKKVTQRELFYKLLCDSPDYFSSQSQVNRTIQDVVALLRCSRYSLGIMASSRGLVAGRLQLQEPNQEVVDCAACRFSGHNISGDLNSLEKLMMKTDARYIIVVEKHAIFQRLVEDRVFNQIPSILITARGYPDIATRILLHRMSRAFPDLPILALVDWNPAGLAILCTFKFGSIGMGLEAYRYACNVKWLGLRGEDLELIPEQALVPLKPKDLQIAKSLISSEILQENYRAELTLMVESGQRAEIEALYSQGYDNLGKFIARKIVQANYI; this is encoded by the exons atggaagacgATTGCAAATCCTCCTTGAATTTCTTCTCCGATCAACAGCTCTGCTACGCCGACATCCTCGCTCCGCCGGAGGCCATTGCCCGAATCCAAGTCGCCGTCCTCAACTTCCTCCGAATCCTCACCTCTCCGGCTCCCGCAATCTCCGACCTTCCTCTC GTCACCAGAAAATCAAGCAACCGCCGCTTCAATCAAGGCATGCTCACTCAGACTTCGTGGATTTTCCTGACGAACGCTCTCTGCACCAGGTCTCTCTCACGGCCGAACGCCGCCAGAGCTTTTATTAGAG TATGGAAGTTGATGGCGATGTGCTCTCGGATTTTGGGGCTGGATAAGAAGGTCACGCAGAGGGAGCTCTTCTACAAGTTGCTCTGCGATTCACCGGATTATTTCTCGTCTCAATCGCAGGTGAATCGGACTATCCAAG ATGTGGTGGCATTGCTGCGCTGCAGCCGTTACAGTCTCGGGATCATGGCATCTAGCCGAGGGCTTGTTGCTGGTCGCTTGCAGTTGCAG GAGCCAAACCAAGAGGTTGTGGACTGCGCTGCCTGTCGGTTTTCGGGGCATAATATCTCTGGGGACTTGAATTCCTTGGAGAAGTTGATGATGAAAACGGATGCGAGGTACATCATTGTGGTGGAGAAG CATGCAATTTTCCAGCGGTTGGTCGAGGACCGCGTGTTCAACCAAATTCCCAGCATTCTGATCACTGCCAGAGGGTACCCGGATATAGCAACAAG GATTCTTCTTCACCGGATGAGCAGAGCATTTCCCGACTTGCCAATTTTAGCACTGGTTGACTG GAACCCAGCTGGGCTAGCTATTTTATGCACATTCAAGTTTGGAAGCATAGGGATGGGCCTGGAGGCTTACAGATATG CTTGCAACGTGAAGTGGTTGGGGCTGCGAGGCGAAGACCTAGAGCTCATACCCGAACAAGCTTTAGTTCCATTGAAACCAAAGGACCTCCAGATTGCTAAGAGCTTGATCTCATCCGAGATCTTGCAG GAGAATTACAGGGCAGAGCTGACATTGATGGTTGAGAGTGGTCAGAGGGCAGAAATTGAAGCTCTGTATTCTCAAGGTTACGATAACCTGGGTAAGTTCATCGCAAGAAAAATTGTGCAAGCCAACTACATCTGA